The proteins below come from a single Roseiflexus sp. RS-1 genomic window:
- a CDS encoding cation:proton antiporter domain-containing protein: MGIAADIAIIVVAALIGGFVAQRFGQPLILGYILAGVVVGPHTGGITISNIHDIELLAEIGVALLLFALGLEFNLNRLGKVRAIALAGTTIQILVTMVFGFGVGQLLGWPAYESLWFGAIVALSSTMVILKTLLEQGRLGSLAGRIMMSMLIVQDLAVVPMLIILPTLQDPAAGLTTLAWAVVRAALFLALMIYGGTRLIPVVLQRIAAWNSRELYLIAVVAIGLGVGYATYLAGLSFAFGAFVAGMVLSESEHSHQALNDIGPLRDLFGLLFFVSIGMLIDPAFLIDHLGIVLLVVALVAFGKMLIFGVISRAFGYTDGIPILVGLGMFQIGEFAFVLAEVGLNASAIRQETFTLVLATAVVTMVLTPFAVRGADTLSARLRRTRATLEAHLAAEQPLRDHIIIIGYGRVGRYTAEILQQLQLPCVVIDQDYNAVERAKKAGLPVIYGDGASPVVLEAAGLMHARLVLVVVAGGVDVEQVVRQVRRLNATVPLVARAANVAQIEELQPLGVDEIVQPEFEAGIEMVRQALLRCDVPPEAIDTLSDAVRIQGYRPLRLPGQEEVLLRLLRQSAAATSLAWMTVEAGSPLDGKTIGENHIRWRTGATIVAIERGSAVIANPGAEALLLAGDRLAVWGTLEQRRAVHALCTKTDAVGVTQQVPLRAPVEIDAC, from the coding sequence ATGGGAATTGCAGCAGATATTGCCATTATCGTCGTTGCCGCACTGATCGGCGGGTTTGTGGCGCAGCGGTTTGGTCAGCCGCTCATTTTGGGGTACATTCTCGCTGGCGTGGTTGTGGGTCCCCATACCGGCGGTATTACCATCAGCAATATCCATGATATCGAATTGCTGGCGGAAATTGGTGTGGCGCTGCTCCTGTTTGCCCTGGGACTCGAATTCAATCTGAACCGTCTTGGTAAAGTGCGCGCTATTGCGCTCGCCGGTACGACGATTCAGATCCTGGTGACGATGGTGTTCGGGTTTGGTGTCGGGCAGTTGCTCGGTTGGCCCGCGTATGAATCGCTCTGGTTTGGCGCAATTGTGGCACTTTCGAGCACCATGGTCATTCTCAAAACGCTGCTGGAGCAGGGGCGGCTCGGTTCGCTGGCAGGGCGCATTATGATGAGCATGCTGATCGTCCAGGACCTGGCGGTTGTTCCGATGCTCATCATCCTGCCAACCTTGCAAGACCCGGCAGCTGGGCTGACGACGCTCGCGTGGGCGGTTGTGCGTGCGGCGCTCTTCCTTGCCTTAATGATCTACGGCGGCACACGCCTGATCCCGGTGGTTCTGCAGCGGATCGCCGCCTGGAATTCGCGCGAACTCTATTTGATCGCAGTCGTTGCTATCGGTCTTGGCGTCGGGTATGCGACTTATCTGGCAGGGCTGTCGTTTGCGTTTGGCGCATTTGTTGCCGGGATGGTGCTAAGTGAGTCGGAGCACAGTCATCAGGCGCTCAATGACATCGGTCCGCTCCGTGATCTGTTTGGCTTGTTGTTCTTCGTTTCAATCGGTATGCTGATCGATCCGGCGTTCCTGATCGACCATCTGGGAATTGTGTTGCTGGTGGTTGCGCTGGTTGCGTTTGGGAAAATGCTGATCTTTGGCGTGATCTCGCGCGCTTTTGGATATACTGATGGTATTCCGATCCTGGTTGGGCTGGGCATGTTTCAGATTGGCGAGTTTGCCTTCGTGCTGGCGGAAGTTGGTCTGAATGCCAGCGCCATTCGTCAGGAAACATTCACCCTCGTTCTGGCGACGGCAGTTGTGACGATGGTGTTGACGCCATTCGCGGTGCGTGGCGCCGATACGCTGTCAGCGCGTCTGCGACGCACCCGCGCTACGCTCGAAGCACACCTGGCTGCGGAACAGCCATTGCGTGATCATATTATCATTATCGGCTACGGGCGCGTCGGACGGTATACCGCCGAAATCCTGCAACAACTCCAGTTGCCGTGCGTGGTGATCGATCAGGACTACAATGCGGTCGAGCGGGCGAAGAAGGCAGGGTTGCCGGTGATCTACGGCGATGGCGCCAGTCCGGTCGTGCTGGAAGCGGCTGGTCTGATGCATGCGCGCCTGGTGCTGGTCGTCGTCGCCGGGGGGGTCGATGTTGAGCAGGTAGTGCGTCAGGTGCGCCGGTTGAATGCAACCGTGCCACTGGTTGCGCGTGCGGCGAATGTGGCGCAGATCGAAGAATTGCAACCGCTTGGGGTGGACGAAATTGTGCAACCGGAGTTCGAGGCGGGCATCGAAATGGTGCGCCAGGCGCTGTTACGCTGCGATGTGCCGCCGGAGGCGATCGATACGTTGAGCGATGCCGTGCGCATCCAGGGGTATCGTCCGCTCCGTTTGCCGGGGCAGGAAGAGGTGTTGCTGCGGCTGCTGCGTCAGTCTGCCGCAGCGACCAGTCTTGCCTGGATGACGGTCGAAGCCGGGTCGCCGCTCGACGGAAAGACGATAGGGGAGAACCACATCCGCTGGCGCACCGGCGCCACCATTGTTGCTATCGAGCGCGGATCTGCGGTGATTGCCAATCCCGGCGCCGAAGCGCTTCTGCTTGCTGGCGACCGGCTGGCTGTGTGGGGAACGCTCGAACAGCGCCGGGCGGTGCATGCGCTCTGCACGAAAACGGACGCAGTTGGGGTGACGCAGCAGGTCCCCCTTCGCGCGCCGGTCGAAATTGATGCGTGTTGA
- the mntA gene encoding type VII toxin-antitoxin system MntA family adenylyltransferase antitoxin has protein sequence MSMTDQLEQARDLLASHDAILFALLFGSMATGHAHPWSDVDIGVYVTTPLSLLEAGKLTATLERLIERDVDLLVLNDALERNPALAYSVIAEGILLFCKDENAFVSFKTSAILRYLDTAFLRAMVTQAFYERLEAGRFGKENECNAGAVAAT, from the coding sequence ATGTCAATGACAGATCAACTCGAACAGGCGCGCGATCTGCTGGCTTCCCACGACGCGATCCTCTTTGCCCTTCTCTTCGGCTCGATGGCAACAGGGCACGCCCATCCGTGGAGTGATGTGGATATTGGCGTCTATGTCACAACCCCGCTATCGCTGCTGGAGGCAGGAAAGCTTACAGCAACCCTGGAGCGCCTTATTGAACGAGACGTAGACCTCCTGGTTTTGAACGATGCGCTGGAACGCAATCCAGCTCTGGCGTACAGCGTTATTGCCGAAGGCATCCTGCTGTTCTGCAAAGATGAGAACGCTTTCGTGTCGTTCAAGACCAGCGCCATCCTGCGGTATCTGGACACAGCCTTCCTCCGGGCAATGGTCACCCAGGCGTTTTACGAACGCCTGGAAGCCGGTCGGTTCGGAAAGGAGAACGAGTGCAATGCAGGCGCGGTTGCAGCGACTTGA
- the hepT gene encoding type VII toxin-antitoxin system HepT family RNase toxin has protein sequence MQARLQRLEANVRELQRFRQTYALETINRDLHLQWALRYGLLEAIQIVIDTSCHVVSRKNLGTPATYAECIELLHRAGYLDDNLASVLSGMIGLRNILVHEYASIQIERLYGLLDRLDDFRDFARQIGQHLR, from the coding sequence ATGCAGGCGCGGTTGCAGCGACTTGAAGCGAATGTGCGCGAGCTTCAGCGTTTCCGACAGACATATGCGCTGGAAACCATCAACCGTGATCTGCACCTGCAATGGGCTTTGCGGTATGGTCTTCTCGAAGCGATTCAGATTGTCATCGACACCAGTTGTCATGTCGTAAGCCGGAAGAATCTGGGAACACCTGCGACATACGCCGAATGCATTGAGTTGCTTCATCGTGCCGGATACCTTGATGACAATCTCGCCAGTGTTCTCTCCGGCATGATTGGACTGCGGAATATTCTGGTGCACGAATATGCATCGATCCAGATCGAACGGTTGTATGGATTGCTGGATCGATTGGATGACTTCCGTGATTTTGCCAGGCAGATCGGGCAACACCTGCGGTGA
- a CDS encoding RNA polymerase sigma factor yields MAEPSAELIRRAQAGDPEALTHLVLSQQQYIYSIAMSVLKNPDDAADLTQEAFIRLFRALPQYNGESRFTTWLYRLVVNLGRDELRRRGRQAPLVSVPESDEDFDAIGTIADDDRWSDPEVALDSQELRQEVRRALDQLEEHYRLVLTLYYFEDMKYTDIAEILDLPLNTVKSHIRRGKERLAAILQEREQPPAARALPVPKQPETGSSPFSPFMRLPAPVGGR; encoded by the coding sequence GTGGCTGAGCCATCTGCTGAACTCATCCGGCGCGCACAGGCTGGTGATCCAGAGGCGTTGACGCACCTCGTTCTCAGTCAGCAGCAGTATATCTACAGCATTGCGATGAGCGTGTTGAAAAATCCTGATGATGCTGCCGACCTGACGCAGGAAGCGTTCATCCGTCTCTTCCGCGCGCTACCACAATATAATGGTGAGAGTCGCTTTACGACATGGCTGTACCGCCTGGTGGTCAACCTGGGTCGCGACGAGTTGCGTCGTCGCGGGCGGCAGGCGCCGCTGGTATCCGTGCCGGAAAGCGATGAGGATTTCGATGCGATCGGCACAATTGCCGACGACGATCGCTGGTCGGATCCGGAAGTGGCGCTCGACTCGCAGGAGTTGCGCCAGGAAGTTCGACGTGCCCTGGATCAACTTGAGGAGCATTACCGCCTGGTGTTGACGCTGTACTACTTTGAGGATATGAAGTATACCGACATCGCCGAAATCCTCGATCTGCCGCTCAACACTGTCAAAAGCCACATTCGGCGCGGGAAGGAGCGATTGGCTGCGATTCTTCAGGAACGCGAGCAACCACCCGCAGCGCGGGCGTTGCCTGTGCCGAAGCAACCGGAGACCGGCAGCAGTCCCTTCAGCCCATTTATGCGATTGCCTGCGCCGGTTGGAGGGAGGTAG
- a CDS encoding anti-sigma factor family protein produces the protein MLSCDEVRALLALHADAEINDAALHDHLARCPACAAYYRRNRVIDRTLREELRWDVPSVLTAQLMAIALQSAAFSTAPRPRRWYVVTVYTLTAMVLAVSLAVAWTFGGSLVMQIGLNDALAWVFDTPAQWLAQVMPMQTGSQWVLEFALRVRDQLLWLLLAAILWAILDRSPRSALAQTE, from the coding sequence ATGTTGAGTTGCGATGAAGTCCGCGCATTGCTGGCGCTTCACGCCGATGCGGAAATCAATGACGCAGCACTCCACGATCATCTCGCCAGGTGCCCGGCGTGCGCCGCATACTACCGGCGCAATCGCGTGATCGACCGAACGTTGCGCGAAGAACTTCGCTGGGACGTGCCATCGGTGCTGACGGCGCAGTTGATGGCAATCGCATTGCAGTCTGCCGCCTTCTCCACCGCGCCGCGTCCCCGTCGCTGGTATGTCGTGACCGTCTATACGCTGACGGCGATGGTTCTGGCGGTATCGCTGGCGGTCGCCTGGACGTTTGGCGGGAGCCTGGTGATGCAGATCGGGTTGAATGATGCACTGGCGTGGGTGTTCGACACACCGGCTCAGTGGCTGGCACAGGTGATGCCGATGCAAACCGGGTCGCAGTGGGTTCTTGAGTTTGCACTGCGGGTGCGCGATCAACTCCTCTGGTTGCTGCTGGCGGCGATCCTCTGGGCGATCCTTGATCGTTCGCCTCGTTCTGCGCTTGCCCAAACGGAGTAG